The Humulus lupulus chromosome 3, drHumLupu1.1, whole genome shotgun sequence genome window below encodes:
- the LOC133823490 gene encoding serine/threonine-protein phosphatase PP2A-4 catalytic subunit — MGMNSISSESNIDLNEQISQLMECKPLSEQQVRALCDKAKEILMDESNVQPVKSPVTICGDIHGQFHDLAELFRIGGKCPDTNYLFMGDYVDRGYYSVETVTLLVALKVRYPQRITILRGNHESRQITQVYGFYDECLRKYGNANVWKTFTDLFDYFPLTALVESEIFCLHGGLSPSIETLDSIRNFDRVQEVPHEGPMCDLLWSDPDDRCGWGISPRGAGYTFGQDISEQFNHTNSLKLIARAHQLVMDGFNWAHEQKVVTIFSAPNYCYRCGNMASILEVDDCKSHTFIQFEPAPRRGEPDVTRRTPDYFL, encoded by the exons ATGGGCATGAATTCTATATCCTCAGAGTCCAATATCGATCTCAATGAGCAGATCTCGCAGCTTATGGAGTGCAAGCCACTCTCCGAGCAACAG GTTAGAGCCTTATGTGACAAGGCCAAGGAAATCTTAATGGATGAAAGCAACGTTCAG CCCGTTAAAAGTCCTGTGACCATTTGTGGTGATATTCATGGGCAGTTTCATGATCTTGCTGAACTTTTTCGAATTGGAGGGAAG TGTCCGGATACTAATTATTTGTTTATGGGAGACTATGTGGACCGTGGATACTATTCTGTTGAAACTGTGACG CTTCTGGTGGCCCTAAAAGTGCGTTATCCACAGCGCATCACTATTCTTAGAGGAAACCATGAAAGTCGTCAg ATTACTCAAGTTTATGGGTTTTATGATGAATGTCTTCGAAA GTATGGAAATGCCAATGTTTGGAAGACCTTTACAGACCTCTTTGACTATTTTCCGTTGACTGCATTG GTTGAATCGGAAATTTTTTGTCTGCATGGTGGTTtgtccccttccattgaaacccTTGACAGCATACGCAATTTTGATCGTGTTCAAGAGGTTCCTCATGAAGGACCAATGTGTGATCTGTTATGGTCTGACCCAGATGATCGATGTGGTTGGGGTATTTCTCCTCGAGGTGCTGGATATACTTTTGGCCAG GATATTTCTGAGCAATTTAATCATACAAACAGCTTAAAACTGATTGCCAGAGCTCATCAGTTGGTCATGGATGGATTCAACTGGGCCCAT GAGCAAAAGGTAGTTACTATATTTAGTGCACCTAATTACTGCTACCGTTGTGGCAACATGGCCTCTATTTTGGAAGTTGATGACTGTAAAAGCCACACTTTCATTCAG TTTGAGCCAGCTCCTAGAAGAGGGGAGCCAGATGTTACTCGTAGAACACCCGATTACTTCTTATAA
- the LOC133823489 gene encoding lipid phosphate phosphatase delta isoform X1 gives MESIAVWQTGTLCGLVSWIAIASYLNVTQKLRSLIQPWVTHHVLAGTPLIIQIQNYQHGLLDALFSGLSCVVSVPFYTAFLPLLFWTGHGKLARQMTLLMAFCDYLGNCIKDVVSAPRPSCPPVRRVTATKDEEENAMEYGLPSSHTLNTVCLSGYLLHYVLSYSQLEDGPLKLVGVFLVCLIVGLIGFGRIYLGMHSLIDIIGGLALALVILAFWFAVHEYIDNFIVSGQNVTTFWGALSVVLLFAYPTPEFPTPSFEFHTAFNGVALGIVTGVQQTFHQFHHEAVPRIFTPQLSIPAFLGRMLVGIPTILVVKFCSKALAKWILPIVSNTLGIPIRSTTYIPALTKASNGTKLKNPDEFKQSGSLQKLFFFSNQGTFDVDTGIRFLQYAGLAWSVVDLVPSLFSHLSL, from the exons ATGGAGAGTATAGCAGTATGGCAAACGGGGACTCTTTGTGGACTCGTTTCATGGATTGCCATAGCTTCGTACCTCAATGTTACCCAAAAGCTTAGATCTTTGATTCAACCATGGGTGACTCACCATGTCCTCGCAGGAACACCTCTCATTATCCAGATCCAG AATTACCAACATGGGTTATTGGATGCTCTCTTCTCTGGGTTGTCTTGTGTTGTTTCTGTACCTTTCTACACTGCCTTTCTTCCTTTGCTCTTCTGG ACCGGGCATGGAAAATTGGCACGGCAGATGACTCTTTTGATGGCGTTTTGTGATTATTTAGGAAACTGTATTAAG GATGTTGTATCAGCTCCTAGACCAAGTTGCCCGCCTGTAAGAAGAGTTACTGCTACAAAGGATGAGGAGGAAAATGCAATGGAATACGGATTGCCATCTTCTCACACTCTTAACACGGTTTGCTTATCTGG ATACCTGTTGCACTATGTTCTATCTTATTCTCAACTCGAAGATGGTCCTTTAAAACTGGTTGGAGTATTCCTTGTATGCTTGATTGTGGGCCTCATTGGTTTTG GAAGAATTTACCTGGGCATGCACAGTTTGATTGATATCATAGGAGGACTTGCTCTGGCGTTGGTGATTCTTGCATTTTGGTTTGCAGTTCATGAATATATTGACAATTTTATTGTCTCAGGACAAAATG TTACAACCTTCTGGGGCGCCTTAAGTGTTGTACTTCTTTTTGCATATCCAACCCCAGAGTTCCCAACTCCAAGTTTTGAGTTCCACACAGCTTTCAATGGTGTTGCATTGGGAATT GTAACTGGCGTCCAGCAAACATTCCACCAGTTTCACCACGAAGCTGTCCCACGCATATTCACTCCGCAACTTTCAATCCCTGCTTTTCTGGGAAGAATGCTCGTGGGAATACCAACAATACTTGTTGTGAAGTTTTGTAGCAAGGCTCTAGCGAAATGGATTCTTCCCATTGTGTCAAACACCCTTGGCATTCCAATTAGATCAACCACCTACATCCCAGCACTAACTAAAGCCAGCAATGGGACAAAACTAAAAAATCCAGACGAGTTCAAGCAATCAGGCAGCCTCCAGAAGTTGTTTTTCTTCTCCAATCAGGGTACATTTGATGTTGATACAGGTATAAGATTCCTCCAGTATGCTGGGCTTGCATGGTCTGTGGTGGATCTTGTTCCCTCCCTCTTCTCTCACCTGAGCTTGTAA
- the LOC133823489 gene encoding lipid phosphate phosphatase delta isoform X2 produces the protein MGYWMLSSLGCLVLFLYLSTLPFFLCSSGLARQMTLLMAFCDYLGNCIKDVVSAPRPSCPPVRRVTATKDEEENAMEYGLPSSHTLNTVCLSGYLLHYVLSYSQLEDGPLKLVGVFLVCLIVGLIGFGRIYLGMHSLIDIIGGLALALVILAFWFAVHEYIDNFIVSGQNVTTFWGALSVVLLFAYPTPEFPTPSFEFHTAFNGVALGIVTGVQQTFHQFHHEAVPRIFTPQLSIPAFLGRMLVGIPTILVVKFCSKALAKWILPIVSNTLGIPIRSTTYIPALTKASNGTKLKNPDEFKQSGSLQKLFFFSNQGTFDVDTGIRFLQYAGLAWSVVDLVPSLFSHLSL, from the exons ATGGGTTATTGGATGCTCTCTTCTCTGGGTTGTCTTGTGTTGTTTCTGTACCTTTCTACACTGCCTTTCTTCCTTTGCTCTTCTGG ATTGGCACGGCAGATGACTCTTTTGATGGCGTTTTGTGATTATTTAGGAAACTGTATTAAG GATGTTGTATCAGCTCCTAGACCAAGTTGCCCGCCTGTAAGAAGAGTTACTGCTACAAAGGATGAGGAGGAAAATGCAATGGAATACGGATTGCCATCTTCTCACACTCTTAACACGGTTTGCTTATCTGG ATACCTGTTGCACTATGTTCTATCTTATTCTCAACTCGAAGATGGTCCTTTAAAACTGGTTGGAGTATTCCTTGTATGCTTGATTGTGGGCCTCATTGGTTTTG GAAGAATTTACCTGGGCATGCACAGTTTGATTGATATCATAGGAGGACTTGCTCTGGCGTTGGTGATTCTTGCATTTTGGTTTGCAGTTCATGAATATATTGACAATTTTATTGTCTCAGGACAAAATG TTACAACCTTCTGGGGCGCCTTAAGTGTTGTACTTCTTTTTGCATATCCAACCCCAGAGTTCCCAACTCCAAGTTTTGAGTTCCACACAGCTTTCAATGGTGTTGCATTGGGAATT GTAACTGGCGTCCAGCAAACATTCCACCAGTTTCACCACGAAGCTGTCCCACGCATATTCACTCCGCAACTTTCAATCCCTGCTTTTCTGGGAAGAATGCTCGTGGGAATACCAACAATACTTGTTGTGAAGTTTTGTAGCAAGGCTCTAGCGAAATGGATTCTTCCCATTGTGTCAAACACCCTTGGCATTCCAATTAGATCAACCACCTACATCCCAGCACTAACTAAAGCCAGCAATGGGACAAAACTAAAAAATCCAGACGAGTTCAAGCAATCAGGCAGCCTCCAGAAGTTGTTTTTCTTCTCCAATCAGGGTACATTTGATGTTGATACAGGTATAAGATTCCTCCAGTATGCTGGGCTTGCATGGTCTGTGGTGGATCTTGTTCCCTCCCTCTTCTCTCACCTGAGCTTGTAA